The stretch of DNA ACCACATCCGAAGCGATGCGGGTAAATTTGGGATTGCTCGGCATCGTTTCGCCTTCAAATGACGTAATGTAAAGACTGCCATCCCCGGTGTACACAACGATAGAACGCCATATTAAAAATGCATCTTGCACATCGCCGATTGAACGAATCAGAATCGGTTCGGGCTGCTCGTGATAAAACGTACCGTCCGAATATCCGGTTAGCGTTGCCCCCCAAAACCACAAACGGGATTGGCCGTCGATCGCCAAATTCGTACTGTATCCCGTGTAAATCTTTTTGATATGTTCCAATCCCGCTATTTTTGTCAAGATTTTTCCCGCAGACTTGTCTTCGTCAGTATATGTTTGCTTGTAATCATTCGGCCATGCCCAAACAGTCCCGTCGTCTTTCAGGACGAAATTTTCCTCGATGTCTGCGACATTGCGCAAATCGGGCACAAGTTCAAAAGTTTGCCAGGAATCCTGGCTTTTCATAACGGTGCCATCCTGCTTCAAGAAAAGCCACACACTTTTTCCATCCCTATAGCTGTAGTATTGCGAAATATCCCGCACATTTCCGATATTCGGCAGCAATCTGGCTTGCAGCTTATCCTGGCCAAACCGCTCAGGCGTCGGCAACGCAAAAACGTTGCCCGCACTATCGAGAATCAGCGGTTCATGATAACTGGAAGCTATTGCATTCGAGATTCCTTGCACAGGATACACATGAACTTTGGGGGAAAACGGGAGCTTTTCCCACCGCCAAACGGTTCCATCCGACTTCACCGCATAATTTCGGCCGAAAGACGATGAAACATCCGTTAATCCGGTAATTTGGGTAGGAACCGAAAAAAACGAATTGCCCCACACCCAATAAGAACCGTCCGATTTTGTCAATGAATTGGCGGCGAAGTTTTGAATATCGGTCAAACCGGATGCCGCGGCGGCGCCGGAAACAGTGCTCGACAATAAAAAAACGGCAATGCAGATCAAAATGCGCCTCATGGAAACACTCCTTTAACCCGCGATAATCTCTTCTGTATGTTATACTCATGCATGTGGTTAGACGCAATCGATTATAAAAAGGTTTCGGCGAACCGCGAACGAAGTAAAGTATTGCTAAGGAGGGAGAATGTTGAATAACCGGGCAAAAAGTGAAAGTTTCGCAAGGCTGGTCGGCCTTTTTCTTGGTATCGTTCTTGTAACGATAATGGCATTTTATTTGTTAACGGCCTTAATAAATCCAGTGGGCAATAGCGGAATGGCTATCGTGATTTTAATCATTATTTCTCTTCAAATCTCTTTTATCTCGGCATATGTAATCATAAAATTAAAAAAATGATTTTACCCAACCATTATTATGATTTGGCTTATGAAACTCGGTCAGTTTGTTGGCTTACGGTTTTGATATGGACTTTCGGGTCTAACGGGCGTGGCAGAGGCTATTTTGGGTTTTACGCCCGGTTTTCCAGTTTAACGGACGTATGTGCGCTTATTTTAGCACTTTGTACGGTATTCAGGTAAAAAAATGGCGAATAGCCGCTGTGGCGCCTGTTACATTTTTTGCTCAGCCTTTTTCCCGCAAATAGCCTCTGCTACGTCCGTTAGCGTTGCGCAGTTCCCGCATGGAGTAAATTTTGAAGTTTAATGTCCGATAAAATTCTGTGACCGGTTCTGCTTGATCCGCATGATTAAGTTTTTTCGCATGATTTCGTCACTGTTCGAGTTAAAATGACCTCCGCTTATGCTCCCGCCCCAGAAGGCCCCGATTTGAATTGGCAAAATTAAAATAAGTAACTGAAACCCAAAACGAAGCTGAAAAGCGAAGCCGCATATACCGTAGCCGGAAACGCCAGACGCAATTTCCGTGACAGATCGTGCATCCACACGCCGACCAAAGCCAATAAAATATGCGTAATCAACAATCCCAGACTGAACACCGCGACCACAACCAGACCATGGTTCTTTGCAGTCATGCCGGCAACT from Bacilli bacterium encodes:
- a CDS encoding stalk domain-containing protein produces the protein MRRILICIAVFLLSSTVSGAAAASGLTDIQNFAANSLTKSDGSYWVWGNSFFSVPTQITGLTDVSSSFGRNYAVKSDGTVWRWEKLPFSPKVHVYPVQGISNAIASSYHEPLILDSAGNVFALPTPERFGQDKLQARLLPNIGNVRDISQYYSYRDGKSVWLFLKQDGTVMKSQDSWQTFELVPDLRNVADIEENFVLKDDGTVWAWPNDYKQTYTDEDKSAGKILTKIAGLEHIKKIYTGYSTNLAIDGQSRLWFWGATLTGYSDGTFYHEQPEPILIRSIGDVQDAFLIWRSIVVYTGDGSLYITSFEGETMPSNPKFTRIASDVVSVQIGDRHIIMQKNDGSLWGWGVNKYADLGYGDFVFSYNQPVPVQPPITVELNGKAVQLSNGAIMKNDRIFVPIRSIFEDLGAEITWNNDTKVATVAMEQPDKSPVTISVNYRTGVTDLNGGQIILQNKPFINYNISYLPARFFSESLGAKIAWNQQERKVSITMQANGK